In Helicoverpa zea isolate HzStark_Cry1AcR chromosome 7, ilHelZeax1.1, whole genome shotgun sequence, the genomic window cgCAGTGATGTGATTTCTTTATTTGCAACACGAGGCTTTTGAGTTtcagatataaaaaaatggtatttATCGTTGCGTTGAAACGTAATAATAATATGCAGAATACCAACTAAACACACTACTACACTGTCAGTAACCAGTCCGATAGGGCtccatgaaaataaattatagtacCTAGTTATTTTAATAGCATGTCTCCGTACACTTGCCAAAATAGCACCAAGTGAGATTTTAAATGCCATATGGTTAATAGATTTCGAGGAAAGATCGAAATAAATCTCAAAGTTACAGTAGTACCAGAAAGCATGCATTCGGAGGAATTCGGCCAAAAACTCCTTAACTCACTCAAATTCTCTACAAGACAAAAAAAACTCAACAGTTCTTGCTTTCAAACAAGCGCATGGATCCTACGGGCACTAGACTAGATAGTCAATATAAttgagcaataaaaatattttgtgattaTAATGATCGCTGAAACTTAGCATTTACATTGTGCAGTCTAGGGAATACTTAAGGCAGCCACCCAAGCCTAATCTTCAATATTAACCCTAAACTATCAATTTTGCACAATTCGTAATACTTATGCAGTGTGGGCacaatcaattaaattgcgtattcgtaaaaaaatataaaagtgagCGTAAAATCCGCTAGTATGAATGAACCCTAATTGATGTAAATGCAAATTGTTTTGGATGTGATGCTTATACcctattttgatatattttaatatatgaatGAAACACTGTAAGGATATTATAGTAGTTTTCAAActggtcatattttttttcaaataaacagCTTTACAGTTTCAATACTGCTTGAAAATTGCTTATAATAAGCAGAAGTAGAAATCCAAATTAGAGTATGTACGTCATTTCAGATAACCTTACAAAATTACCTCCATAGAACACAAGATAAACCAACTTATTATttactcattatttttattgaacatcataaattaaaagtatctACAAATCAACTAAAATTCCAGTTCATTTCTTCAAAGGTCCTTCAGAGTCAGGTGGGATGCCAAGTTCTGCATCAGTGTAGGTGCTTGGATCAATGTATTTAAATTCTCCCTGAAAATAGAGAAGAGTTTAAAGTTAGACTGGTCCATTTAACTATTTGTTGCTTTTTAAGAGGCTGACAGCACCCAAAACACTCTTGTACATATTtacgtatgtatttatttaagtaattaatagctttaaaatgagttaagtagtcaaaaataaaaagttctgtatttacatatggacttgttactgttacaaattttataaatgtaatgttGATAAATActacagatatttttgttggaagatcattttaagaggtaattttacatttttttttatgtcaagaaagcttttcgaaAACGTGTTTGGAAATTTgaattaatatatgtatatttttttcgccATCAAAAACTATACAGACTTGgccaaaaaaattgtttgagacaAACCAATTTGGACTGTCAGCGccttaaaattaaatgcaatgtATGTGTATGTTAGTTTTCAGTCTGGCCAATAATATCTTGAAGGAATATGTATAATTAACAAATATGCAGTATATCTTCTTGTTAAAATTACAATGagtttttgatgaaaattacgatatttgaatatattttttataacaattcaaatgtgttaaaaaaaatattatttattaaccagAATGTGATCAGGTTCTGTGATGATATGCCAAAAGATCCACCACCAGGCAAAGGCTCCAAGACCCTCAGCTAGCAATATAGCTTTCTTAGAGGGCAGTGGTGGTGGTACACGGTAACTCCAAACCCTGAAAGTATAACACCAGCGTAAGAAATATCATCCTTTATTAATATCAAACATGCATGC contains:
- the LOC124631791 gene encoding NADH dehydrogenase [ubiquinone] 1 beta subcomplex subunit 2, mitochondrial-like translates to MLTRTLVSRALLLRTLKNAADNVKQAKRNAGHGVWSYRVPPPLPSKKAILLAEGLGAFAWWWIFWHIITEPDHILGEFKYIDPSTYTDAELGIPPDSEGPLKK